ATGGCGGGAAGAGATCCGGGCGAGTACCTGCTCAAGCGCTCCCAGTATCTCTTCCCCATTGTTATACGGAGGACCCATCTCAAGCAGTCGCTTCAACAGCTTGGTGGTGAGCGGGTGAAGGGTGAGTTCTTCCGTCCACGGCCGGTTCCTTTTGGTGTCGCCTTCGTAAGACGAGTAGAGGAGAAACAACAGGAAATCACCGACATCAAAGAAATCATCCCGGGCCAGCCGTTCACGCTGCACGTGGTCCTTGGTGTCCAACGTGTGCGCCAGGCCGAAGTCGATCAGATGCACTTCTCCTTCATGAAGGAGGACGTTCGGAATTCGGATGTCTCCGTGAAAGACGTCGTTTTGATGGATATAACAAACGATTCCCATCAGCTTTTGCACAAGCTCCAAACATTCCTTCTCCGAGTATTTCTGATTGGATGCAAACAGCGTGTCCTCGACGTTTTTCCCCTCGATAAATTCCATGGAAAAGAACGCTTCTCCATCAAAGGAGAAGGTTTCGATCAATGCAGGAATCCCGGGGTGCTTCAGCCGCTGGAGAATCGACGTCTCTTCCTCGTAATTCTCTTTATTCTCCTTCCCCTTGCTTTTACGCATCTGCTTGACTACACATGTATCCCCGGCGTTCAAATCTTTACAAAGATAAATGATGCCGTAGCTCCCATTCTGCAGCACTTTCTTAATCTGATATCGTTCCGCCAGAACCTCATTCCTTCCATAGGGACGATCCATGAGCTTCTGACGGACCCTCTTCCATAACCAATGTACCGTTTCCATACGCACCTCTTTGTTTTGTTTGTTTTATCATATCAAAGGAAGCAGGGAGGAGGATAGGAAGGATATTTGAAAAGCTTTCCAGTTGAACCTTGAAGTGGTAATCTAGATAAACAAACGCAGTGGAGAAGTATTTTCTGTGAAAAGAATACCGTTCGATAAAGAGGGAAAAGGGGAGAGGATACGTATGGACATAGAGAAGCATTTAAAAAGAATGCCGGAGTTTGAAACAGAACGAATAAAGCTGAGAAAGTTAGCCTATTCAGACGTCGAGGATGTGTTCGCCTTCTGCTCCAACCCTAACGTAGCAGGGCCGATGACATGGGAAGCGAACCGTACGAAAGAAGATACAAACGAGTTTCTGCGTATGGTCATCACCGGCTATGAAAAAGGGGGTTCCGGTGAATGGGCGATAGAATGGAAGGAAAGCGGCCGGGTGATCGGCGTGGCGGCATTCATTGATTGGAGCAACAAACACAAGTGTGTGGAACTGGGGTATTTTCTTTCCGAGAATTATTGGGGAAAAGGCGTAGCAACAGAAGCGCTGCAGGAACTCGTCCACTACGGTTTCAAGGATCTGGAGCTGAATAGAATCGAAGGCAGATCCGATACGGATAATTTCGGCTCTCAGAAGGTCATGAAAAAATTGGGGATGCAGCATGAAGGAACATTGAGGAAGAATGAGTGGATCAAAGGTGAGTTCAGAGATACGGAAGTTTACGGCATGTTAGCAGGTGACTATGATTCGAACCCGGATTATTGATCATACAAACATGGAAGTTAGTATGACTTTACAGACTTTTTTTATAATCACGAGGATAAACAGTGATTGGATGAATACACCCTCTCCATTGCCTATTGGAGAGCAGATCAACTCATGGTAAAATGGAAAAATGAGGTTGTTAATCAGCGGTTCTTTATGAAAAAATTGTGGGGGTTGCGTTTGCGCTTCTTTCAAAAACAGTGGATCAGAAGAATGTTATTGATGTGCTACCTCTCCCTTCTGTTGGTGTGGGACCACCCGGTTTTATTTGTAATCGGGGTCGTTGCTTTGTCCGTGCTGGAAGTATGGATACATAAGAAAAAGCAGGCATAGCTGTACATAGAAAAAATAAGCCCGGACGGGGATGCATCACGTCCAGGCTTTTCTTTGTATGGCTCGAAGAAGATAAAGGGGGGGCATGGTTAGTGAAACGTGTAGACGTTGCATACGCCTTGGTTTTTGACGAGGTCGAACAAAAAGTATTGATGGTGAAAAATAGAGGCAGGGACTGGTCCCTTCCCGGCGGAGCTGTAGAAAAGGGAGAAACCTTTGCGCAGGCCGCTATTCGCGAGTGTAAGGAAGAAACAAATGTAACGATAGAAGTCGAAACGATCGTAGCTGTGAATGAAGCGTTTTTTGAGAAAGAAGCCCATCATGCCTTGTTCCTTACTTTCAAGGCGAAGGTTGTGGAAGGATCGATCCGAGTCGTACATAAAGATGAAATCGAAGAAATAAAGTGGGTCGATTATGAAACGGCAGACGGATGGATGCCTTATCATGCGAATGGTGTGGAGCGGCTGCTTCAAGCATCTGCACCCTATACGTTTCAAGGATAAGGGGACAATTTAAGAAGAAAGGGGGGCGCATCATGTCCGAGTTTACCATCGTTTTTCTTTTGTGTCCGTTAATGGTACTCGCTGCTTCG
This sequence is a window from Bacillus sp. SB49. Protein-coding genes within it:
- a CDS encoding NUDIX hydrolase; this translates as MKRVDVAYALVFDEVEQKVLMVKNRGRDWSLPGGAVEKGETFAQAAIRECKEETNVTIEVETIVAVNEAFFEKEAHHALFLTFKAKVVEGSIRVVHKDEIEEIKWVDYETADGWMPYHANGVERLLQASAPYTFQG
- a CDS encoding GNAT family N-acetyltransferase, producing MDIEKHLKRMPEFETERIKLRKLAYSDVEDVFAFCSNPNVAGPMTWEANRTKEDTNEFLRMVITGYEKGGSGEWAIEWKESGRVIGVAAFIDWSNKHKCVELGYFLSENYWGKGVATEALQELVHYGFKDLELNRIEGRSDTDNFGSQKVMKKLGMQHEGTLRKNEWIKGEFRDTEVYGMLAGDYDSNPDY
- a CDS encoding serine/threonine protein kinase, coding for METVHWLWKRVRQKLMDRPYGRNEVLAERYQIKKVLQNGSYGIIYLCKDLNAGDTCVVKQMRKSKGKENKENYEEETSILQRLKHPGIPALIETFSFDGEAFFSMEFIEGKNVEDTLFASNQKYSEKECLELVQKLMGIVCYIHQNDVFHGDIRIPNVLLHEGEVHLIDFGLAHTLDTKDHVQRERLARDDFFDVGDFLLFLLYSSYEGDTKRNRPWTEELTLHPLTTKLLKRLLEMGPPYNNGEEILGALEQVLARISSRH